The following nucleotide sequence is from Streptomyces leeuwenhoekii.
GGAAGATCTCCCCGTCCCCGTCGCCGAAGACCATCTGCTCGCCGTCCCAGAAGGCGTTGTTGTACTCGCGGTCGTAGTGGACCGTCGCGTCCAGGGGGAGGCCGGAGCCGTCGATGGAGTCCCGCCGGTACGCCGACAGGAACAGCTCGAAGGTGGCGCCGAGGCCCGTGTAGGCGCGGTTGACGGTGGCGTCCGAGCCGGGCTCGTCGCCCTCGCCGCGGACCTTGGTGCCGGGCAGGTCGGTGCCGTGCCGGGCGTCGTAGATGGTGCGGTGCGGCTTGCCGGCCTCGGCGCCGGCGCGCCGCGCCGCGGCCGGGGCGCCGGCGACCGCGGCCAGATGACGCCGGGTGCGCGCCGAGGCGTCGCGCTGGAGGGTGCGGCGGGCGGGATCGGCCAGGCGCGGGTCCTCGTTCTGCGCGAGCCGGTCCAGGACGTGCGGCGGGACGATGGTGCAGAAGACGGGCTGGAAGCCCCCGAAGCTGGTCATCTCCGCACCATCGCATCGTGTGACCGGCCAGTCACCCATTACGGTCATTTACCACCATGATTGGTGAAATGCGGTGACGACGGGGTCCGCTGAGCGCCGAGAAGTGGTATGCGGCACTCTTTGTCACTGTTTTCCCCCGGGTCCCGCATACTGATACGCACCCGCGCATCCGGCGGGGCTCGGCTAGGCTGCGGACCATCATGCGTTTCGGGCTGCTTCTCCTTAGCTGCCGCGGCGAGGGCCTGTAACCAAGGCCGGCACCCTCCCCGCGGAGCTTGGCGTTGCGTCGTCGGCCGTCCATCGGACACGCGGACACCGCGGACATCCTGAGGAGCCCACGCGATCATGGTCAATCGCCAGCAGCCCAGTTCCATGCCGATCAACAAGTACCGCGGCTACGAGCAGGTCGACATCCCCGACCGCACCTGGCCGGACCAGCGGATCACCAAGGCCCCCCGCTGGCTCTCCACCGACCTGCGCGACGGCAACCAGGCCCTGATCGACCCCATGTCGCCCGCCCGCAAGCGCGCGATGTTCGATCTGCTGGTCAAGATGGGCTACAAGGAGATCGAGGTCGGCTTCCCGGCCTCCGGCCAGACCGACTACGACTTCGTGCGGTCCATCATCGAGGACCCGGACGCCATCCCGGACGACGTGACGATCTCCGTGCTGACCCAGGCCCGCGAGGACCTGATCGAGCGCACGGTGGAGTCCCTCAGGGGCGCCAGGCGCGCCACCGTCCACCTGTACAACGCCACCGCCCCGGTCTTCCGCCGGGTCGTCTTCCGCGGCTCCAGGGACGACATCAAGCAGATCGCCGTCGACGGCACGCGGCTGGTGATGGAGTACGCCGAGAAGCTGCTGGGCCCGGAGACCGAGTTCGGCTACCAGTACTCGCCGGAGATCTTCACCGACACCGAGCTGGACTTCGCCCTGGAGGTCTGCGAGGCGGTGATGGACGTCTGGCAGCCCGGCCCGGACCGCGAGATCATCCTCAACCTGCCCGCCACGGTGGAGCGTTCGACGCCGTCCACGCACGCCGACCGCTTCGAGTGGATGCACCGCAACCTGTCCCGGCGCGAGTACGTCTGCCTCTCCGTGCACCCGCACAACGACCGCGGTACGGCGGTCGCGGCGGCCGAGCTGGCGCTGATGGCCGGCGCCGACCGCGTCGAGGGCTGCCTGTTCGGGCAGGGCGAGCGCACCGGCAACGTCGATCTGGTCACCCTGGGCATGAACCTCTTCTCCCAGGGCGTCGACCCGCAGATCGACTTCTCCGACATCGACGAGATCCGCCGTACGTGGGAGTACTGCAACCAGATGGAGGTCCACCCGCGCCACCCGTACGTGGGCGACCTGGTCTACACGTCCTTCTCCGGCTCCCACCAGGACGCCATCAAGAAGGGCTTCGACGCGATGGAGGCCGACGCCAAGGCGCAGGGCAGGACCGTCGACGACATCGAGTGGGCCGTGCCGTACCTGCCCATCGACCCCAAGGACGTCGGCCGCTCCTACGAGGCCGTCATCCGCGTCAACTCCCAGTCCGGCAAGGGCGGCATCGCCTACGTCCTGAAGAACGACCACAAGCTGGACC
It contains:
- the leuA gene encoding 2-isopropylmalate synthase; this translates as MVNRQQPSSMPINKYRGYEQVDIPDRTWPDQRITKAPRWLSTDLRDGNQALIDPMSPARKRAMFDLLVKMGYKEIEVGFPASGQTDYDFVRSIIEDPDAIPDDVTISVLTQAREDLIERTVESLRGARRATVHLYNATAPVFRRVVFRGSRDDIKQIAVDGTRLVMEYAEKLLGPETEFGYQYSPEIFTDTELDFALEVCEAVMDVWQPGPDREIILNLPATVERSTPSTHADRFEWMHRNLSRREYVCLSVHPHNDRGTAVAAAELALMAGADRVEGCLFGQGERTGNVDLVTLGMNLFSQGVDPQIDFSDIDEIRRTWEYCNQMEVHPRHPYVGDLVYTSFSGSHQDAIKKGFDAMEADAKAQGRTVDDIEWAVPYLPIDPKDVGRSYEAVIRVNSQSGKGGIAYVLKNDHKLDLPRRMQIEFSRIIQAKTDAEGGEITPKDIWAVFQDEYLPNPANPWGRIQVRNGQTTTDRDGVDTLTVEATVDGEDTVLTGSGNGPISAFFDALQAVGIDVRLLDYQEHTMSEGASAQAASYIECAIGDKVLWGIGIDANTTRASLKAVVSAVNRAAR